A DNA window from Pirellulales bacterium contains the following coding sequences:
- a CDS encoding NAD-dependent epimerase/dehydratase family protein: protein MPAIFVTGGAGFIGSALVRQLIAETDAHVVNIDKLTYAGNLESLGDALDNPRHHFARADVCDFAMLRGLFAEHR, encoded by the coding sequence ATGCCAGCGATTTTCGTGACCGGCGGAGCAGGATTCATCGGCTCCGCTCTCGTGCGACAATTGATTGCCGAAACAGACGCGCACGTCGTCAACATCGACAAGCTGACGTACGCGGGAAATCTCGAGTCGCTCGGCGATGCGCTCGACAATCCTCGCCATCATTTTGCGCGCGCCGACGTCTGCGATTTTGCAATGCTTCGCGGGCTCTTCGCCGAGCATCG